GGGTATGGACGTGCACGACGTGGGCGACTACAAGACCGGCGTTGGTGATGACGACTGGCGGGTACTGCAACCCGGCATGGTACTGACGGTGGAACCGGGGCTGTACATTTCCGAAGCCGAAGGCATCGACCCCAAATGGTGGAACATCGGCATCCGCATTGAGGACGACGTACTGGTAACAACAGATGGCAATGACGTGCTTAGCCGTGATGTGGTGAAAGAAATCAGCGCTATTGAAGCCCTGATGAAGCGACAACCTTAGCAGCCCATATCACGTTTTTAAGCAAGCACACCTACCATCAACAGGCGGCTGGAAGCACATTCCAGCCCGTCTGCCATCCACGCCCGTTTATCTTTTGCTTATCCGCTTAATCTGCATTTTCAGCCGTAGAATACAAAAAACTAGAAAATATATTTATAACGTATATCTACTGGAATCCAACCCCATGAAAAAATTCATTGCAATTAATGCCGGGATCGCAGCCCTCGTAGGCTCCGGTATAGCCGAAGCAGGCTACTCGCCCTATTACATCGGTGGCGCTCTCGGCAAAGGCCAGAACAACGCCAATGAAACCCAGTTTTGCCCGCCGTGCGGGGACTCCCAGTTCACCGTCAACAAAAAAAGCAGCGGCGCAACTAAAGTTCACAAAATTTACGGCGGTGCCAACCTGACCAGCACATTTTCGGTCGAAGGTGAATACGCCAACCTCGGGGACACCTATTCACTCGACATGTACCGCCCTGAAAATGGCGTCCCCGGTGGCCGTGCCGAATTTGCCAAAGCCCGGCAAAAAACCCGGGGCATTGGCGTCAGCGCCAAGGCCAACCGCCGCGTGAGCAGGAAGACAGCCGTCTTCGGCAAAGTAGGCGCATTCGCCTGGGAAAACAAAAACAGCATGGACTACACCAACCTTGATGGCATCAATGAAACCTACAAGACAACCGACCGGGGCATTAGCCCTACCCTGGGTGTCGGCGTCGAACACGAACTCGGCAATAACTGGAGCGTGCGGATGGGTTGGGACCGTTACTTCAACACCGGCAAGGGCGAACAGTTCCTACATCTGGATGACAACCGGAATTTCACCGACCTGCGCAGCGTCAAAACTGATACTGACATGATCTACGTCGGCGCAACCTTCAACTTTTAAGCTTCACCGGCGAACAGGCATTTACCGGCTGATTTGGTAATGGCGGCGACACGTTCTGCGTGCGCCGCCAGCTCTTTTTCGCTGGCGCTGATAACACGCAAACGGCTGGTGTCGATGGCTATGCGGCGGATGCCACCTCCACCGGCGGCAGATTGGCCTGCATTTTCCGCATCCCCACCCAGCAACAGGCTGACCTGACCCCCGGTCATTGCCAGGTAAACATCTGCCAGAATCTCGGAGTCGAGCAAAGCGCCATGCAGGGTACGGTGGGCATTATTGATTTCGTAACGCTTGCATAACGCATCCAGGCTAGCCCGCTGGCCGGGGAACATCTGCCGTGCCATCACCAGCGTATCCGTCACCGAACAATAATCGGTAACCGGCTTGCTGCGCGGGTCAACCAGTTGCAGTTCATTGTTGATGAAGCCGATATCGAACGGTGCGTTATGGATAATCAGTTCCGCCCCGTTGAGATAGGCCAGCAGGTCTTCGGCAATTTCCTCGAAACGAGGCTTGTCGGCAAGAAACTCGTTGGTGATGCCATGCACCTCAATGGCTTCGGCATCAATTTCCCGGTCAGGTTGCAGGTATTGGTGGAAATTGTTGCCGGTCAGACGGCGATTAATCATTTCCACGCAGCCGATTTCGATGATGCGGTGGCCTTCCTTGGGATCGATACCAGTCGTTTCCGTATCGAGGATGATCTGGCGACTGTTATTGCTCATACACTTTTTTCTCGTCGATAGCTTTGTTGGCTAGCTGGTCTACCCGTTCGTTTTCGTCATGGCCGCTGTGACCCTTGACCCAGTGCCAGCTGACCTGATGCCGGGCTGCGGCTGCATCCAGACGCTGCCATAGCTCCTTGTTTTTGACCGGCTTGCCTGCGGCAGTTTTCCAACCCTTGCGTTTCCAGCCCGCCACCCACTCGGTAATGCCCTGGCGGACGTACTGGGAATCGGTGGTCAGACTTACCGCGCACGGGCGGGTCAAAGTCTCCAGTGCCTGTATCGCCGCCATCAGTTCCATCTGGTTATTGGTGGTTTCAGGCTGATAGCCATACAACTCGCGCTCACGGCCATTGTAGCGCAATAAAGCACCCCAACCGCCCGGCCCCGGGTTCCCCCGGCAAGCGCCATCAGTAAAAATGTTAACCACATCATTATTTGGCATTGTCTGGCTCCTGACGGGAAACGCGCCCCGCGCCCGGATTGACGATCATGCCTGGTTTCAGCAGCGGCTTGACCTTGCGTGCAGGTAACAGTGGCGTCATGTTGGAAACCTTTTTCTGCGCATGGATGATATAAACATTGCCCGTCATGAAATGGAACTTTTCCCCCAGATGATCCAACCAGCGGGTGCGCTGGAACAGGTAGTTGCCCCCCAGCACCGGACAGAAACCGGCGGAAACCGTTTCGCGCACATCAAACCCTAATACGCTCAACCAGTCACGCACACGGAAAGTCGAGTAAAAGTGGCAGGGTTGCGCATCCCAGTTATGCAGGTGGCGCAGCCGCCCTACGCCCTTGAAACTGAAGGGGTTGAAACCAACCAGGATGCAATGCCCCTCCGGCACCAGCACACGCTCAATTTCACGCAGCACCTGATGGGGTTGGCCGGTACAATCCAGTGCATGGCTGGCAATGACCAGATCAATATTGCTGAAGGCAAACGGCAACTGTTCGGGTGTGCCGACAACGCTGCCGTTCTCACCCGCCGCCACGCCCAAGGCAATCTGGTGGGCAATCCGCGACTCCTGTAAAAACGTGTTCTGCCCAGCCAGCACGCCGGTTTCCAGCGCGTGGTAACCAAAAATGTCCGCTGTCATCCTGCCCACCACGGACTGCACCCTCGCCAGAGCTGCCTGTCCCGCCGGGGTGGCGTACCAATCCCTGCAAACCTTGACTCCCATCGGGGGCATGGATGTTCTGGAGGCAACGTTCAGCGATTTTTCCTTGTTCAAAGACATGAGACGTATTATATTCGCAGCAGCTTTTAAAATTAAATTAACTTATGGATAGCATGTATGCTCTCCGGCGATCCGCGCAAACATTATAACAACGCGCCTGGATCGGGCTAAGAATAACAGGTTACTGGGGTCTAAATAATGATAACAATAAGCAAGTATGCGTTCATCGCAATATCTGTTGTTGCAGTTTTCACCGGCTCAGGCTGTTCCAGCACCATTGGCAAACCTGACCAACAAACCAATACCACCGGCAGAATCCAGCATACCAAAACCAGCCAGAAAAAAGCTGTCCTGCAAAAAGCTTCCCTGCACGGCAATGCCCAGGCCAACCAATCCCAACGGCTCAGTTACAACCAGGAGCAAAAGGCCACTATCGACGAAGATTTCGACACCTGGGAAAGGGTTTTCCACGGTTTCCAGATCAGCAACCACTACGCCCGCCATCCTCAAGTACAGCAGTTTGTCAATTACTATGGTCGTAAACCGGGTCAGCTCAATCTCCTGTCTGAACGCGCCAGTGTCTTCCTGCACATGATTGTGCATGAAGTTGAACGCCGCGGGATGCCAACTGAAATTGCCCTGCTACCGTTCGTGGAAAGTGCTTTTGACGCGGATGTTTTTTCCCATGCTGGCGCGGCAGGGCTGTGGCAATTCATCCCCGACACCGGCCGCCGTTATGGCCTGCAACAGGTAAAATATTACGATGCGCGTATGGATCCCTTCGCCGCCACCGGTGCTGCCCTGAGCTACCTGCAAAAACTGAACCGCGATTTCAATGGCGACTGGCTACTGTCGCTGGCCGCCTATAATTGCGGGGAAAAGCGCGTGGAGCGGGAAATCGCCCGGAACCGCGCCAAAGGCTTGCCCACTGACTTCTGGAACCTGACCAACCTGCCGAAGGAAACCCGCGAATACGTACCGCGCCTGCTGGCCTTCAAGGAACTGATCAGCAACGCACCCCGTTACGGCATTACCCTCGCCGATACGCCCAACCGTGCGCGGCTGGCGCAAGTGCGCATCAACAAACCGATTGACTTGCGTAAGACCGCACTGATGGCGGGGCTGGATGCAAACCACCTGGTTAACCTGAACCCCTGCTTCCGCACCGGCATCACCACCCCGGAATATTCCAACCGGATTGTCTTGCCGCGCCGTAACGCTCAGCAACTGATCCAGATTATGGAAGCCCTGCCCGCAGCCGCCAACGACCGGGTTTACGCCAGTAAACCGTCCTCGGGTTACAACCGCCTGGCAACCACCAAAACTGGCAAAAAGTCTACCCAGGTTGCCAAGGCAAAAACCCGTACCCATACTGTCCGCCGCGGTGAAACCCTGCAAACCATTGCCCAAAAGCATGGCGTTAGCGTGCAGGCACTGATGAAACAGAACAGTAAACGCACGTCCAGAATCCTGGTCGGTGAACGCCTGAGCATTGCCTGAAACACTGGAGCCACCCCCACCCATGAACCAACTGATTGTAATGCTTGACAAACAAATCCTGCGCCGCTTTCCGGTCAAGGCGACAAGCGTTACTTTTGGGCGGAGCAGCAAAAGCGACATTGCCCTGCCTGACCGCACCATCAGCAACCACCATGCGCGCATCACGGTGGTACGGGAAGACTGCTTTCTGGAAGATCTGGAGAGCACCAATGGCACTTACGTCAACCAGTTGCTGGTTGACCGCCACTTGCTGGAAGACGGTGACGTTATCGGGTTGGGAAAATATCAGGTCGTTTTTCGCACTGAGCTGGGGCTGGAATCACAACTGAAACGCCTCAGCCTGCACCCGAAGCTGATGGACAGCACGCACACTGTCTGGCTTCAGGTGCTGGATGGGCGCAAAGCGGGCTACATCATCCCCCTGCTTCAGGAACGGGTGGTTCTGGGCAACCTGACGACCGGGCAACTCCTGATTGAGCCAGATTCGCAAGGGCAGTATATTATGCGCCACGTAGGCATGAACGCCCACGCCAACCGCACACTTGCCCCTGGCGACGAAATCAGGGTGGAAGATGTTACCTTCCAGTTTTGCCGGAAAGCCCCGAATGCCAACAGCGAACCCCAGCCCCCTGAGCAACCCGCAGATACGTAGCACCATCCGCCGACAACGGGCAAGCTTGCCCCATCATGAACAACAGTACCGTTCCCGCAGGGCGGCTGGCCATATCGGCTCCCAGGCGCTGTTCCGTAACGCACGCCATATTGCCCTCTACCTGCCGGTCAAAGGCGAAGCAGACCCGACTTTCCTACGCAAGCTGGCACACCCCCGCCAACAATTGTATTTGCCGGTGCTATCCCCATTCGGTGACAATCGTCTGTGGTTTGTACGCTGGGACAAGCATACCCACTTACGCCTGAACCGCTTCCGGATTCCCGAACCCTATCCCCACTGGCGGCACAGCCGCCCTGCCCGCTGGCTGGATCTTGTGATCACCCCGCTGGTAGCATTCGATGGGCACGGTTCCCGCATGGGGATGGGTGGTGGTTTTTACGACCGCACTTTTGCGTTTAAACGGGGGCAAAGCCACTGGCAACGCCCCAGCCTGTGTGGCTTTGCTTATGCGTTCCAGCAAACCGTCCACCTCATTCGGCAACCCTGGGATGTCCCGCTGGATGCAGTGGTTACCGACAACGGATTTTTTCAGTTTAACACTAGACTATATTAGAATATACTGATATAGTGCTTTCATGGTCAGGGTTGTCCTGATAAACTATTACACCGCATAGGAGATATTCAGATGAAAAAATTACTGGTTGGTTTGAGCCTGCTGGCTCTGTCCGCTACCGCAAGCGCAGACTTTTTTGGTGGCAACAATGGTGAATGGAAAATGGGCCCTTACGGCCCTTACTACGATGAAAGTGATTGGCCAGAGTGGACACCAATGTACTGGATGGATGAATTCATGAATGAATGGGATGGCGACGACGACTACGGCAGCTTCGGTGGCCCATTCGGCGGTGGTATGCCATTCATGGGTGGCGGCTACCCTGGCATGATGCCTTACGGCGGCGCGCCAATGATGGGAGCACCGATGATGGGCGCTCCAATGCCGATGCAACAGGCTCCAATGATGGCTCCGCAAATGGGCGCTGCGCCAATGATGGCACCAATGCCGATGCAGCAAGCCCCGATGATGATGCCACCAATGCCAGGCTCACTGCCTGGCCCTGGCCCTGGCGCAGCCCCAGCACCTATGGCGGTGCCTGCCCCAGCTGCTAACTAATCCTGCCAGAAAGGGTTATACTAAACAGGCCGGTTTATCCGGCCTGTTTTCGTTTCAGCGCACTAAACGTAATTAAGAATGATAGGGAGCAGCATCATGAAAAGAATTATTGCAGGCATTGTAATGGCCATGGCCGCAGGTGGCGTAAATGCCAAGGGCTGGAGCATGGACAGCTTCGACTGGGACTGGAGCCCCAACATGAACTGGAGCAGTAATGACGGCCCAGGTAATGGCTTCAACTGGGGCAACGGCCCCTCTTGGGGGAGCAACCCTTATTGGGGCAGCAACCCAAACATGGGCTGGGGCAACAACCCTGCCTGGGGCAACAACCCTGCCTGGGGCGGCAACTCATTCGGCTGGAACAACGGCCCCTCTTGGGGGAATGGCCCTTCCTGGCGTAACGGCCCCACTATGCCTTTCTGGAACAACGGCCCCGACATGCCATTCTGGAATAATGGGCCTTCCTGGAACAACGGCCCTAACATGCCTTTCTGGAACAACAATAACCGCTACCGCCGCTCCCCGCGCCCAGTTGCGCCGCCCGGAATGCAACCCGGCATGAACAATGGCTTACCACCGTTCATGATCCCGCCTGCACCACCGGCAGCACCAACTCCACCAGCGCCTGAAGCCACAACAATCCCGGCTTCACCAGCAACAGCCCCGACAGCGGCAACTCCCGAAGCGGCAGCCACAACATCTGCCGCCACGGCAACAACAACCGCTGAAACTGCGGCAACAACGCCTGCCACCCCAGCTCCTGAGGCTACGGCAGCAACAGAGGCTGCCAGCGCAGGCAACACCGCCCCTGACCCGACTTCAGCCCACTAAAGGGGCAAGGCAACACGGTAAGTGGGAAGAGGCTAGCCTCTTCCCGTTTCCATAGGAGGCTGTTTGCTCAGTTACCGCCACGCATTCCACGCCGGCAACCATGCGGATGTCCTCAAGCATCTTGTATTGGTGTTAACACTGGAATACTACCTGCGTAAAGACAAGCCTTTCTGGTACATTGATACCCATGCGGGCGCTGGCCTGTACCAGCTTGGCAGTGCGGAAGCGCAGAAAACCCACGAGTTTGCCCACGGCATCCAGCTGTTATGGGATGCAGATGCCCCTCCCGCTGCCCTGCACCCCTACCTGTCTCTGTTGCAACAACTCAACCCCCACCCACATTTACAGCAATACCCCGGTTCCCCCTGGATTGCGGCGCAAATGCTGCGCCCAACCGACCAGTTGCGCCTGTTTGAACTACACCCCGCAGATTTCGCTGCACTCGGTGGCTTGCTGGGTAAGGACAAGCGCACCCAATTCTGTAAACAGGATGGGCTACAGGGGTTGCTGGGGCTGCTGCCTCCGCCCGCCCGCCGTGCAGTTATCCTGATTGACCCGTCCTATGAGCTGAAAACGGACTATCAGGGGGTTGTAGACACACTAGCCAAAGCCCATCAGCGCTTTGCCACCGGAACCTACCTGTTATGGTATCCCGTTATTAGCCGGGCACGGGTCGGGCAAATGTCGGCAGCATTACAAAACAGCGGTATTACCGACATCCTACAAATCGAATTCTGCCCCTTGCCGGACAGCAATGCCCTTGGCATGACTGGCAGCGGCATGTTTGTCATCAACCCGCCCTGGCTACTGGAAAACCAGATGCGAGATATTTCACCCTGGCTGCACCAGCAAATGGCCACTCACGGCGGGCATTTCAGCATTACCAGCTCGCCCCCAAAATAAAGCACCTAAGGAACACCATGCAATACTGGCTGATGAAATCGGAACCTGACGTATTTGGTATTGATCACCTGCGAAAGGCAGTTATCGAGCCGTGGGATGGGGTGCGCAATTACCAAGCACGCAATATGATGCGGGATCAGATGCAAGTCGGCGACCAGATATTTTTCTACCACTCCAACTGCGATGTACCCGGCATTACCGGCATCGCCGAAGTCGCCACCAGTGGCTACCCGGATAAAACAGCCTTCGACCCGGCAGCAAAATATTTCGACCCCAAAAGTGACCCCAATAACCCGCGCTGGTATCGGGTGGATGTGAAATTTGTACGCGAGCTAAACCGTACCATCAGCTTACAGGAACTGCGCGAGCACCCTGAACTGGAAAACATGCCATTGGTGCGCAAAGGTAACCGCCTGTCTGTCATGCCGGTCACGGAACAGGAATGGCAGTACATACTCTCCCTCGAATGAGAACAAACACCCACACGAGCTGTTGCACCCACCCAGTTACCCGTTACGGCTTTTTCTCATCCGCTCCTGGCTTGCAGGCAGCTGCCCCAGGACCAAACAGCGGGCAAAAATCGGCTGGCAGATCAGGTTTGGCCTCCGCCGCACCAACCGGGGTACTGGTCGGCTGGGCAACATTATCCGCCACGCCACCGGTTACCTCCGGTTGCCTGGGGGATAATTTGGATGCAGATACCGGCTCCGTACCGGCTATCGCTGGGGGAGCCGCCTGCATGAAACGTGCAAGACGCAAATCATGGAAAACCCGCTTGGCCTCCCAATAATCCTGCTGGTACTGGTTGCGTGCCAGCAACACCTGCTTATCCTTTGCCGCAATGCCGAGACCTTCGGCAATGCCATCCATTTCCACCAGCTGTTGCAGGATCTGGCTTGCCTTGTCCAGCAGGGCGGCGTGTTTGTCATGGCCATCCACCCCCTCCCGTTCCTGCGCGTCAAATTCGCTGACCATGGCCTTCAGGCGCTCTTCCTGCCGCTGATAGACTGGGGGTGGCTCAAACCCGCTGCTCGCCGGTGCAGCCAGTTGTGTGGCTTCCGGCTCACGTACCAGATACAGCGATAATGCGACCGCCGCCGTCACAACCAGCAACAACACCGGCAAAACCAGGCGCAATACACCTTCCAGTTTTTCCTGGGTGGAGGGTTCCGGTAAATCTTGCTTGATGACTAATTTGGGCATGGCGGGGCTTCCATTGCAGTTGATCAGGGCATTTAAAAATGCATGACGCCAACATAACATCCCTTTATTTTCATGCCAGTACATGACTGACAGAGTGGCGATTTTAGGCTTTATACGGATATTCACCCTATATAAGCCTGAATTTTGCCTGAATGCAATAAGAATTCACCACATTGGATATCCAACCCAAAGGATTGACTATTTTTTATTCTTAAATAGCCTGTTTGGAGGGTGGTGGCATAGTTGCCGGTGGTGTTTCAGGTTCTGAAGCGGGTGGTTTGGACAATTCTTTCTTCAATTTATCAACGCCCTGCTGCAAATTCTGGTTTAATTTACCAACACTTTCGGCCAAGGAACGGTCAAGGTCTGTTAGCCCGTTTTCCATGAACTGGTTCAACTGGTCTACAACCGCACCCATCGCACCACTAACCATGGAACCCAGCGTCTTCTGGACATCAACCTGCCATTTATTGTCTTTGCCGTAGACCAGGACAGTCCTCAGCGGGATCACCATATCGCCTTTTTCCCCGCCATACAGCACTGTGGCAACTTCAGCAGTTCCGCCTTCAACCTTGATTTCACCCGTTTCAAAACGCTGGGCAGACACACTTTTGCTGCTAAGGAATTGCAGGTACTGGGCGCTCTCCCATGTCACCAAATCTTTGGCGGTATCCATGTCTTCAGCCAGCACCGCCTGCCAGAATTTCTCTGTCGTTTCACGCGCCTGCTGTGATTCGGATGAAAAGATGCAACCCGACAACAACACCCCCAGCATCAACAGAAAAATACCTACCAACCAGTGCTTAACCTTCATTGCTCAACCTCCCTTGCAGCACGCCATCAGCATCCACGCTCAGCAACAGGGTAGGTGTAACCGTATTACCAAGCTGGCTATTCTTTGGCACAGACACACTTACCTTGCAGTAATTGGGTGTATAGCCGGTATAAGTTTGCCGTCCGTCGCCGCTTTCACGGCCATATTCCCATAATACAGGAATATACCCGCCTACCTGCTGTTGCAGCCATTCCTGCTTCATGAGCTCGCCAATCTCATGCAAGGTTTGACTGCGCTGCTTCTTGACAGGTTCCGCCACTTGCCCCGGTAGTCCGGCAGCCTTGGTACCTTCGCGCACGGAATAGCTGAAAATATGCAGGTGACCAAACCCGACAGACTGCACAAAAGCCAACGTCTGCTCCCACTCCTCGTCGGTTTCGCCGGGAAAACCGACGATAATGTCGGTAGTGACGTTGAACCCCGCTACGGCAGTGCGTGCCTGCTCCACCAGCCGGGCAAACTCGGCGGTCTTGCAACGCCGCGCCATCCGCCGCAGCACAGAATCCGCGCCACTTTGCAGGGGCAAATGCATGTGCGGCATCAAACGCGGATCGGCAAACAGGGCAAAGAAATCCTCCGGCAAATCCCACGGCTCAACCGAGGCAAAGCGGATGCGGGGTATGTCAGTTTCCCGCAGAATGGCTTGCACCAACGCATACAGGGAACTGCTCGTATCGCTGCCATAGCCACCGACATGTACGCCGGTCAGCACGATTTCCTGTACACCCTGCCCATACAAGCCATTGATTTCGGAAATAATGTCGGCTTCACTGCGGCTGCGTTCTTCCCCACGCGCCAGCGTGACAATACAGAAAGTGCAGCGATAACGGCAACCATCCTGAATTTTGATGAAAGCACGTTGCCGACCACGCAGGAACAAGGGCGTTTCACCCGGCTCGGTCGCCATCGCGGGCATGATGGGCGAAGCGAATTGCTGCATGACGGTCTGGGGAAGGCGATCTTTGTCAGCATTTGGCACTACCAGATCGACCCCGAGCGCCTGCGCCACTTCATCGGTTTGCAGGCTGGCGTAACAGCCGCTCACCACCAGCTTGGCGGCAGGGTTTTCACGGTACAGGCGGTGCATCAGGCGGCGCGACTTGCCCGCTGCCTCATTGGTGACAGCACAGGTATTCAGTACCAACACGTCTGCATCCGGGACGCTGGCGACAATTTCATGCCCACCAGCACTGAACTGTTGCGACCATTGCTCCAGTTCCGCTTCGTTTAGGCGACATCCCAATGCTTTCAGGTGGATTTTCATTTAACCGTTTACAGGTTCTCGGGGTGGGTGACCACTTCAGCGCTGTCACGCAGATCTTGCAGGAAAGCACCCAGCTCGCGTGAACCAACACTTTGCTCAAACACAGCAGCTGCATCCGCACTCAAGTTGGCTTCACCAGCCTTGACGGATTTAAGGGCGACAACAGCATAGTCACCATTGCCCATCGCCACGCCAGTCCAGCTGGACTTACCCGCAGCGGGATGGTTCATGGCAAAAGCTTTTTCCAGCACTTCCGGTGGTAACTTGTTGTCCGTGCGGCCAACTAGGCCAAATTTTTCCACCGCCGATTCTGCCCCCAGACCGGTTTCAGACAAGGTTGTCCAAGTTTGACTATCAGACAGTTTCTTCAGCAAGTCTTCGCCTTTCTGGGCTGTCAGCTTACGTGCTTCCTGCGCCAACAACGCCGTGCGGATGTCTTCGCGCACCGCATCCAATGGTTTCTGTGCCGCCGCTTCGTGATTGACAACACGGATGACAGCGGCTTTCCCGTCTTCCAGCTCCAGCACATCGGAATTTTTACCGGATTTCAGCACATCATCGTCAAAAGCAGCCTCACGCACTTTGGCACTGGCGGCAATGCCTTCACCCTGTATCCGGCTGAGCCAGTCAGTTTGCTGTACCGTCAAACCCACTTCCGTGGCAGCAGGGGCAAGGTCACCATCCTGCTCATAAGCAACCCGACCCAGGGTTTCACCCTTGTCCAGAAATTCCTTTTCGGCCAGTTCATTACGGTAATCTTTCTCTGCTGCCTCACGCACTTCAGCCAGAGTTTTGGACTGGGCAGGCTTGATTTCATTGACACGGATGATTTCATAGCCCGCTTCGGTTTTGACCGGGGCTGACATTTCGCCTGATTTGAGGGCAAACACGGCCTTCTCGAATTCCGGCCCCCAGTCACCGGCCACGACCGAACCAATCAGGCCGCCTTTTTCTGCCGCGATCTTGTCATCGGAATCAGTACGGGCAATGTCTTCAAACTGGCGGGTTCCTGCCTGTATGTCGGCATACAGGGCATCAATGCGCTTTTTGGCATCCGCGTCTTTGGCGGGGCCATCCACACCTACCAAAATATGGCTGGCAACAAACTCTTCCGGTTGCGCGTAATGCTCGGCATTGTCATCAAACCAGGCTTGCAGGGCGGCTTCATCAACTGCCACCTTTGCAGCCAGATCGTCACGGTTGAGTTCCAGATAAGCCAGCTGAACTTTTTCGTCGGTCATGTAGCTGGCCTTGTTTTGCTCGTAATACTGGGCAATCTGTTCATCGCTGATCTGTACTTGCGTCTGGAAATCAGCCATTTTCAGGGTGAAGACCTCCAGCTCACGTTGCTGGTTACGCAATGCCTGATATTGCTCGGCTTCCGCCTTGGGCAAAAAGGCCGTAGCCTGGACAGCATTGCGCAGTTGCTGCTGCGACAAATCATTGCGCACCTGGAACTCAAATTCCACCGGGTCACGACGCTGCATTTTCAGGAAGTTTTCGTAAGTCGCCTTGTCAAATTTGCCGTCTTTCTGGAAGACCTCGATAGCGGTGATAGCGTCCGCCACTTCCTGGTTGCTGGCACGGTAGCCGCCTTCAGTGATTTTCTGGCGCATCAGAGCCTGGTTAATGACCGACTCCAACGCACTGCCCTTCAGCGCTTCGTCCATACCCGGAGGCAGCTGGCCACCGAACTGCTGCTTCATTTGTAACAGGGCATTCTGGACTTCCTGTACCAGGATTTCTTCGCCATTGACAACAGCAGCTGCGCGTTTGCCGCCACCCTCGAAATATTGGTTGATGCCGAACAAGGCAAATGGAACGATGATCAAACCTACGATAACATAGGCAATCCAGCCTTTGGCTTTATCATGAATCGATTGCAGCATGGTCTTTTATGTTTTTGTCAGTAATGTTGATGGATAGATAATGCGCACGCCCCACGCACGCAGAAACGCAATCATACAGCAAGAAACAAGGGGATGAAATGGAAAAAGTTGGCGGAGCGGACGGGACTCGAACCCGCGACCCCCGGCGTGACAGGCCGGTATTCTAACCAACTGAACTACCGCTCCGTGATGGTTTGAGACAAGTAAAAAGGATGTCTTGATGACATCCTTTTTTAAAGAGTTGGCGGAGCGGACGGGACTCGAACCCGCGACCCCCGGCGTGACAGGCCGGTATTCTAACCAACTGAACTACCGCTCCGCGATATAAACTTTAAACAACGATGGTGGGTAGTGAGGGGCTCGAACCCCCGACATTCGCCTTGTAAGGGCGACGCTCTACCAACTGAGCTAACTACCCGTCGTTGGAAAGGGCGCTAGTTTACTGCATCCTTCAGAGCTTTGCCAGCCTTAAATGAAGGAATTTTTGCAGAAGCGATAGAAATTGTTTCTCCGGTACGCGGGTTGCGGCC
The sequence above is drawn from the Thiothrix nivea DSM 5205 genome and encodes:
- a CDS encoding 23S rRNA (adenine(2030)-N(6))-methyltransferase RlmJ, which gives rise to MLSYRHAFHAGNHADVLKHLVLVLTLEYYLRKDKPFWYIDTHAGAGLYQLGSAEAQKTHEFAHGIQLLWDADAPPAALHPYLSLLQQLNPHPHLQQYPGSPWIAAQMLRPTDQLRLFELHPADFAALGGLLGKDKRTQFCKQDGLQGLLGLLPPPARRAVILIDPSYELKTDYQGVVDTLAKAHQRFATGTYLLWYPVISRARVGQMSAALQNSGITDILQIEFCPLPDSNALGMTGSGMFVINPPWLLENQMRDISPWLHQQMATHGGHFSITSSPPK
- a CDS encoding EVE domain-containing protein, with translation MQYWLMKSEPDVFGIDHLRKAVIEPWDGVRNYQARNMMRDQMQVGDQIFFYHSNCDVPGITGIAEVATSGYPDKTAFDPAAKYFDPKSDPNNPRWYRVDVKFVRELNRTISLQELREHPELENMPLVRKGNRLSVMPVTEQEWQYILSLE
- the mtaB gene encoding tRNA (N(6)-L-threonylcarbamoyladenosine(37)-C(2))-methylthiotransferase MtaB, whose amino-acid sequence is MKIHLKALGCRLNEAELEQWSQQFSAGGHEIVASVPDADVLVLNTCAVTNEAAGKSRRLMHRLYRENPAAKLVVSGCYASLQTDEVAQALGVDLVVPNADKDRLPQTVMQQFASPIMPAMATEPGETPLFLRGRQRAFIKIQDGCRYRCTFCIVTLARGEERSRSEADIISEINGLYGQGVQEIVLTGVHVGGYGSDTSSSLYALVQAILRETDIPRIRFASVEPWDLPEDFFALFADPRLMPHMHLPLQSGADSVLRRMARRCKTAEFARLVEQARTAVAGFNVTTDIIVGFPGETDEEWEQTLAFVQSVGFGHLHIFSYSVREGTKAAGLPGQVAEPVKKQRSQTLHEIGELMKQEWLQQQVGGYIPVLWEYGRESGDGRQTYTGYTPNYCKVSVSVPKNSQLGNTVTPTLLLSVDADGVLQGRLSNEG
- a CDS encoding SurA N-terminal domain-containing protein — encoded protein: MLQSIHDKAKGWIAYVIVGLIIVPFALFGINQYFEGGGKRAAAVVNGEEILVQEVQNALLQMKQQFGGQLPPGMDEALKGSALESVINQALMRQKITEGGYRASNQEVADAITAIEVFQKDGKFDKATYENFLKMQRRDPVEFEFQVRNDLSQQQLRNAVQATAFLPKAEAEQYQALRNQQRELEVFTLKMADFQTQVQISDEQIAQYYEQNKASYMTDEKVQLAYLELNRDDLAAKVAVDEAALQAWFDDNAEHYAQPEEFVASHILVGVDGPAKDADAKKRIDALYADIQAGTRQFEDIARTDSDDKIAAEKGGLIGSVVAGDWGPEFEKAVFALKSGEMSAPVKTEAGYEIIRVNEIKPAQSKTLAEVREAAEKDYRNELAEKEFLDKGETLGRVAYEQDGDLAPAATEVGLTVQQTDWLSRIQGEGIAASAKVREAAFDDDVLKSGKNSDVLELEDGKAAVIRVVNHEAAAQKPLDAVREDIRTALLAQEARKLTAQKGEDLLKKLSDSQTWTTLSETGLGAESAVEKFGLVGRTDNKLPPEVLEKAFAMNHPAAGKSSWTGVAMGNGDYAVVALKSVKAGEANLSADAAAVFEQSVGSRELGAFLQDLRDSAEVVTHPENL